In the Clostridium sp. 'White wine YQ' genome, CATTAGATTTAGAATTTTCCATTATTATAGTTTCTATTCCTAATGCCTTGCTAAGTTCAACTTCTCTATTGCCTTTAAATCTACAACCTACAGTAATAAGAAGATCAGCTCCCAAAAAGTGAATTCTATTTTTGATATCCGCTTCTTGAATCAAATGATTTGTATGTGAATAATCTTCTATGATATACTCTACGTCTGCATTTAAATATTTCAATAAAAGAATTAGTGAAGATAATGCACATATACCGTCAACGTCGCATAAACCATATACAAGTATCTTTTTACGTGAATTTATTGCATCAACCACTCTTTCAATGGCTCTATTCATATTTTTAATTATAAAAGGATTATAACCAGATATATAGTTTGGGCGGTATATCTTCTCCCACTGCTTGCTCATTTTAAAATTCCTCCGTATTCATAGAAAACAACTATATTATAAATTATATTACGAGTTTTTACAAATATTTTTATAAAATTTAAAGATACCCCTAAATAATATGGGTAAACAAAGTATTAATTGTAACTTCTCTCTATATATTATTCGTAATATTTGTCAAAAAATAAATAAGGATGGATAAAAAGTACTTTGAATGCATATTTTAGTAGATAGCATCAAAATACATTTCACCACCCTAGCTAAATATTATAAGAGTAATCCATCTTTCTAATTCTTATAATATAATTACATTTAACTATAAATAAACTTTAATTATAAAATACTCATGGAATTTTACACTCTAAAATTTTATTTTGAAGTTCTGTTTTTTAGCATTACCCAAACTGGGCTAGCAATAAATATTGAAGAATATGCTCCACATGCCATACCTACTACTAGTGGGAATGCAAATTCTCTAACAGATGGTACAAACACATTAACTGCAGTAGTAGTTAATAATGTAGTTAATGTAGTATTAAGCGATCTTGTGAATGTTTGTGTTAAACTATGATCTGCAATTTCAATTGGAGTATTTCTTCTCATACTCTTTTGATTTTCTCTGATTCTATCAAATATTACTATTGTATCATTTATAGAGTATCCTATAATTGTTAGAATAGCTGCAATAAATGGCGAATTTACAGGAATATTAAAAATTGCATATATTGATAAAGTTATTAAAATATCATGAAATAAAGCTATTATGGCCGCTAATCCAAATTTAAATTCAAATCTAATTGCTATATAAATTAGCATCGCAATAACTGCAACTGCTAATGCTTTTATAGCACTACTTGTAAGTTCATTTCCAATTGAAGGTCCTATTTCATCATGCGAAACAAGCGCATCTTGTTTTAAAGAATACTTTTCTGATAACTCTTTAAACATGTCAGAAACTTTAGTTGAGTCTAAACTCTTAGATTTTATCTCTATTTGAACTTCGTTAGTTGAGCCATCTACAGTTTCAGAAACTGTATTTGTAACAGCATCTTCAGCATATTTTTTAACTATTGTATCTACATCACCTTTATTGAAATCCTTAGGCATTTTAATATCTACTTGTGTACCACCTTTAAAGTCTAACCCAAGGTTAAGTCCACCTCTATATATCATGAATCCTGCACCAATTAGCATTATTATTAATGATATTGTAAACCAAATTTTAGTTTTTTCTATTATCTTAAGCATACTACTACTCCCCCCTCTTAACTCTGAAGCACCATAGTTTACTTAGAAGCCCCATATTTGCCGCAAGGTTAACTAGCGCTCTTGTTACAAATATAGCTGTAAACATAGATACTAAAATACCGATTAATAGTGTAGTAGCAAAGCCTTTTACAGCTCCTGAACCTAAGAAGTATAGTACTAGTGCTGCTATTGATGTTGTTATGTTTGAGTCAATTATTGATGACATAGCATGTTTGAAACCTTCATTGATTGAACTCTTTATAGATTTACCTTTTTTAAGCTCTTCTCTTATTCTTTCAAATATAAGTACATTAGCATCAACTGCCATACCTACCGTTAACAAGAAACCTGCTATACCCGGCAAGGTTAAGGTCGCATTAAGCCCCGCAAAACATGTCAAAACTAATGATGCATATAATACCAATGCTATACATGCTAAGAACCCTGGAACTCTATAATATAAAACCATTAGTAGAAATACTAATGCAAATCCAATAAAAGCAGCCTTTATTGCATTAGGTAGTGCTGTGGCCCCTAATTGTGCCCCAACAGTCTTAACTGATGCTACTTTAACTGGAACTGGAAGTGCTCCAGCATTTATAATACCTGCTGTTTTTTTAGCTTCTTCAAAGCTTTTATTACCAGTAATTTGTGCTTCCCCATTAGAAATAACACTTTGAACTGTTGGACTTGTTAATAATT is a window encoding:
- the secF gene encoding protein translocase subunit SecF: MLKIIEKTKIWFTISLIIMLIGAGFMIYRGGLNLGLDFKGGTQVDIKMPKDFNKGDVDTIVKKYAEDAVTNTVSETVDGSTNEVQIEIKSKSLDSTKVSDMFKELSEKYSLKQDALVSHDEIGPSIGNELTSSAIKALAVAVIAMLIYIAIRFEFKFGLAAIIALFHDILITLSIYAIFNIPVNSPFIAAILTIIGYSINDTIVIFDRIRENQKSMRRNTPIEIADHSLTQTFTRSLNTTLTTLLTTTAVNVFVPSVREFAFPLVVGMACGAYSSIFIASPVWVMLKNRTSK
- the secD gene encoding protein translocase subunit SecD yields the protein MKTKGRNTILFILLVGFIFLFTYIGFFGAKIFGWEYKSFDKAITKGLDLQGGVSVLMEMQEDKVSADDRDKTKEMLSLRVNKVGVSETVVTTEGEKRIRIDIPGQYDSKTIVDSLNKTGELKFIAPNQSKDVILTGKDVKKATVYTDQQNANQPVIGLELNEEGKQKFADATQKYLGQQISIYMDDQLLTSPTVQSVISNGEAQITGNKSFEEAKKTAGIINAGALPVPVKVASVKTVGAQLGATALPNAIKAAFIGFALVFLLMVLYYRVPGFLACIALVLYASLVLTCFAGLNATLTLPGIAGFLLTVGMAVDANVLIFERIREELKKGKSIKSSINEGFKHAMSSIIDSNITTSIAALVLYFLGSGAVKGFATTLLIGILVSMFTAIFVTRALVNLAANMGLLSKLWCFRVKRGE